A genomic segment from Glycine soja cultivar W05 chromosome 18, ASM419377v2, whole genome shotgun sequence encodes:
- the LOC114395680 gene encoding proline-rich receptor-like protein kinase PERK8, producing the protein MASANPSPNASPVAVPPALGAILSPPPSSSSPTNTSTPPSPPSSSQPNQTQTQTPNSPAPSSPSDPSAPPPSPPQAVPLTPPPSISLSPPPSSTPPPTLPPPSPPDSPPPLPPASPTPPVTTSPPSPPATTSPPPAETPPSLPNLSPPSPPAGSPPPQSPPTTIPPPSRPISPSPPPPANFPRPPTTRTPPEKENPPKTTPSHASPPSVSETPPKPPSSDVPPPSTLPSTPPSDPSGSSPPASLPDPPTNKTVVGGPKVSLPSLPTEKPTARPTNDGTNSMSSNNTPSHSGGLSTGGSVAIGIVVGFIVLSLLVMAVWFAQKKKKKGTGSRGSYAAPSPFTSSHNSGTLFLRPQSPANFLGSGSGSDFVYSPSEPGGVSSSRSWFTYEELIQATNGFSAQNLLGEGGFGCVYKGLLIDGREVAVKQLKIGGGQGEREFRAEVEIISRVHHRHLVSLVGYCISEHQRLLVYDYVPNDTLHYHLHGENRPVLDWPTRVKVAAGAARGIAYLHEDCHPRIIHRDIKSSNILLDLNYEAQVSDFGLAKLALDSNTHVTTRVMGTFGYMAPEYATSGKLTEKSDVYSFGVVLLELITGRKPVDASQPIGDESLVEWARPLLTEALDNEDFEILVDPRLGKNYDRNEMFRMIEAAAACVRHSSVKRPRMSQVVRALDSLDEFTDLNNGMKPGQSSVFDSAQQSAQIRMFRRMAFGSQDSSSFFNESQSSWRSRDHDPTTVFSQNKTGHGNV; encoded by the exons ATGGCTTCAGCAAACCCTTCCCCAAATGCTTCCCCTGTTGCAGTGCCTCCAGCACTTGGTGCTATTTTATCACCACctccttcttcatcttctccaaCAAACACTTCCACCCCACCATCACCTCCCAGTTCTTCTCAGCCtaatcaaacacaaacacaaacacccaATTCCCCTGCTCCTTCATCTCCTTCTGACCCTTCTGCTccacctccttctcctcctcagGCAGTGCCATTAACCCCTCCTCCTTCCATATCACTGTCTCCTCCACCATCATCTACACCACCACCAACTTTGCCCCCTCCATCACCACCTGATTCTCCACCACCATTGCCACCTGCATCTCCAACCCCACCAGTTACAACATCTCCCCCCTCACCACCAGCTACCACATCCCCTCCTCCAGCTGAAACTCCACCTTCCCTTCCAAATTTGTCTCCACCATCTCCACCAGCCGGTTCCCCTCCTCCTCAATCACCTCCCACAACAATTCCACCTCCCTCTCGACCGATTTCGCCATCTCCTCCTCCTCCGGCCAATTTTCCAAGGCCACCAACCACTAGAACTCCTCCAGAGAAAGAAAATCCACCAAAAACTACTCCTTCACATGCATCTCCTCCATCAGTTTCTGAAACTCCTCCTAAACCTCCTTCCTCTGATGTTCCCCCTCCATCCACATTGCCTTCAACTCCTCCTTCAGACCCTTCAGGATCTTCACCTCCAGCTTCTTTGCCTGATCCCCCAACTAATAAAACAGTGGTGGGGGGTCCGAAGGTGTCGCTACCCTCTCTTCCAACTGAGAAACCCACTGCTAGACCTACTAATGATGGTACTAACAGTatgtcttcaaacaacacaccTTCACATTCTGGAGGGTTGAGCACTGGAGGATCTGTGGCTATTGGAATTGTAGTTGGTTTTATTGTCCTCAGCCTTCTTGTTATGGCTGTGTGGTTTGcacagaagaaaaagaagaagggaACAGGATCAAGAGGTAGTTATGCTGCTCCTTCTCCATTTACCTCATCCCACAATTCAG GTACCTTATTCTTGAGGCCGCAGTCTCCGGCCAACTTTTTAGGTAGTGGCTCTGGTAGTGATTTTGTATATTCTCCATCAGAGCCTGGTGGTGTAAGTAGTTCAAGATCATGGTTCACATATGAAGAACTTATTCAAGCTACAAATGGGTTTTCAGCACAAAATTTGTTGGGAGAAGGTGGATTTGGCTGTGTTTATAAAGGTTTGCTGATAGATGGAAGAGAAGTAGCTGTGAAACAGCTCAAAATTGGTGGTGGGCAAGGGGAACGCGAATTCAGGGCAGAAGTTGAGATTATTAGCCGTGTACATCATCGTCATCTGGTTTCTTTAGTTGGTTACTGTATATCCGAGCATCAGAGATTGCTTGTATATGACTATGTTCCCAACGATACTCTTCATTACCATCTCCACG GTGAAAATAGACCAGTTCTAGATTGGCCTACCAGAGTCAAGGTTGCTGCTGGTGCAGCTCGTGGAATAGCTTACTTGCATGAAGACT gTCATCCACGCATTATTCATCGAGATATTAAGTCATCAAACATCCTACTTGATCTCAACTATGAAGCTCAA GTTTCGGACTTTGGGCTTGCAAAATTGGCATTAGATTCAAATACACATGTAACTACACGTGTAATGGGAACCTTTGG GTACATGGCACCAGAATATGCGACAAGTGGAAAACTTACTGAAAAGTCTGATGTATATTCTTTTGGGGTTGTGCTTTTGGAGCTAATTACAGGTCGGAAGCCTGTAGATGCATCTCAACCAATTGGTGATGAGAGCCTGGTTGAATGG GCTCGACCTCTGTTGACGGAAGCACTTGACAATGAGGACTTTGAAATTTTGGTGGATCCAAGACTGGGGAAGAACTACGATAGAAATGAAATGTTTCGGATGATCGAGGCTGCCGCAGCCTGTGTACGCCACTCATCGGTGAAGAGACCACGCATGAGTCAG GTGGTGAGAGCTTTAGATTCCTTGGATGAGTTTACGGATCTCAATAACGGAATGAAACCGGGACAGAGTTCGGTGTTTGATTCGGCGCAGCAATCTGCACAAATCAGAATGTTTAGGAGGATGGCTTTTGGGAGCCAAGATAGTTCCAGTTTCTTCAATGAGTCTCAGAGTAGCTGGAGGAGTAGAGATCACGACCCAACAACTGTCTTCTCCCAAAATAAAACTGGGCATGGGAACGTTTGA